AATTTATGGATCCTATTGGTCTTGGTAATACTGCAACATTAGCTTTAGCTGTTTTTGCAGAAGTAATCTGTTCTGTATTGATTCTTTTGGGGCTTGCAGTACGTTTAGCTGTTTTGCCGTTAATGGTCACTATGCTGATCGCTATCTTTATTGCCCATGGGAATGATGGACTAGCAGAAAAAGAGCTGGCTATTCATTATCTGCTCACTTACATTGTATTACTATTTGCCGGTGGCGGAAGATTGAGCATCGATAGTTTAATCAGTCAGAAGTCTGCCAGATCAAGAAGAGGTTACTAGCTGGACAATAATTTCAGGTTAAACCGTTATTAGTAGAATATTAAAGACATACATATGAAAAGGATAGTATTGATTTGCCTGACGGTAATGACAGTGATGGGATGCGGCGTGAATAAACAAGCACAGCAAATCAAAGCACTTGAAAATTGTAAATACAGAATCGTTTCGGCTGAGAATCTTTCAGTGGCCGGAGCAGATGTGAAAAAAATAGTGAATGGTCAGGATATCAATCTGGCGAGTCTGCCAGGTTTGGCATTTGGCCTTTTAAGAAGAGATGTCCCTTTTCGTGCAAGACTAAATATGGAAATTTCTAATCCATCGGGTAACCTTGCTGCAATCAATCAGTTTGAATATAAAGTACTGATCAATAAACAAGAACTGGCTAATGGTTTTGTGAATCAGCAGGTAAGTATTCCCGCAGGTCAGTCTGTAGTAGTACCAGTAGATTTAAATGTGAACGTTTACCAATTTATCTCTAATCAGAAAGTGATGTCCGAAATCTCAGATTTTCTGCGTGGCGGTGCAAATGGCGGTTCAGAAAGAAAAGGATTGGTAACACTTAAAATCAGACCTAGTATTATGGTAGGAGGGGTTTTAGTGAAATATCCTGGTTTTATCAGCATTGATAAAGAAGTGAGCAGTAAAATCCTGCTATAATTTGACAACATTGTTACCAATATTTATTTCCAAATAAACGGATAGACAGGGTTATTTTAATTATTTTCGACAATTGATCTAACCCTGTTATGCGGAATCGTCTGTTTTTTCTTTGTTTACTATCCTATGCCCCATTTTTTGGAAAAGCCCAGCAAGTTGAATTAAATGCTGCGGAAATCAGGCAGGGATTAGCCAGTTTAAACGTTACTGGAAGTGTTTTATACATTGCTGCACATCCTGATGACGAAAATACCCGGCTATTGGCTTATCTCGCTAAGGAGAGAAAAGTAAGAACAGGTTATTTATCATTGACCAGGGGCGATGGCGGACAAAATCTGATTGGTACCGAACAAGGAGAACTATTAGGATTGATTCGTACACAGGAACTCTTAGCTGCAAGGCGGATGGATGGTGCAGAACAGTTTTTTACCCGGGCAAACGACTTCGGTTTCTCTAAAAATTCAGCAGAAAGCTTTAAGATATGGAATAAAGAACAGATCCTTTCGGATGTGGTCTGGGTAATCCGTAAATTTCAGCCAGACGTGATTATTACCCGTTTCCCGGAAGATGCACGTGCAGGTCATGGGCATCATGCCGCTTCGGCAATTCTTGCCAGAGAAGCTTTTACCGCCGCCGCAGATCCCGGACGTTTTCCTGAACAGCTTAAACAAGTTAAAGTCTGGCAAGCGAAACGGATTTTATGGAATACCTTTAATTTTGGGTCTACCAATACTACTGCTGATGATCAGCTGAAAATCGACGTTGGTGTTTTTAATCCTTTATTAGGTAAAGGTTATGGTGAAATTGCAGCCGAAAGTCGCTCTAATCATAAAAGCCAGGGCTTTGGATCTGCAAAACAGCGTGGCTCAGCTATAGAGTTTTTTAGCCCGGTAGGTGGTCAGGCAGCCAAAACAGATCTTTTTGACGGAGTGGACCTGAACCTCGATAGAAATAAGGGAACAGAAAAAGCACAGCAAATACTTAATGGAGTGATTGCTGACTATGATTCTTCAGATCCTTCAAAATCCATCAATGCGTTATTGCAATTAAAAAAAGAGGTCAAAGATTTGCCTTTTAAACATCAGCAGCTGGATGAACTGATTTTGGCCTGTGCAGGCATCTGGATAGAAACTACGGTTCCAGAGCCGTCTTATGCCATTAATGATTCAATCCCTGTCACGATCAATGCAATATCAAGAGTACGGAAATATTTTCCGATCAGGATCTCTTTACAAGAATTAAATCCGGACCATACGGCAGAACTGACCCCTGATCGTATGCTAACTGAAGAAACTAAGATTGCAGCTCGTCAAATCGGTTTGACACAGCCTTACTGGTTGGAGAAAAAGCATCCTATAGGTAGCTATATCATTGATTCTTTAAAAAATCTGAGTTTACCCGAAGCTGTGGCCCCATCTGCCGGAGTGTTCAGGGTATTGTTTGGCAATCAGGCTATTGAAGTTACACGGCCACTGGTCTATAAACATACGGATCCGGTAAAAGGAGAACTCTATCAGCCTTTGGTGGTTGCACCTCCTGCTACAGCTACGCTGGCCGAACATTCTTTTGTATTTACCAATAATTCTCCTAAAACAGTTACTGTACAGCTAAAGAGCTTTGAAGCAAATGCTAAAGGTGTGCTTCAGCCGGCTATTCCTTCCGGATGGAAAGTTACTCCGGAAAATGTTGATTTTGAACTTCGTGAAAAAGGGGAGGAGAGAAACGTTGAATTCACAGTTACACCTGCTGGTCAGATTTCTGGTGGTCAATTTTCTTTATCCGTAAAGGTGGATGGAGAAACCTATCAAAAGGGGTTGAAGGTGATCGGATATGATCATATTCCTGTACAGACTTTGTTTCCTGTAGCAGAAGCCCGTGTAGAAAGAGTTGACTTGAAGTTTGCCGGCAAAAAAATAGGATATATCGCAGGAGCCGGAGATTTAATCCCCGAGTCACTGACACAAATCGGCTACCAGGTGACCAGGCTAACTGAAAATCAGGTGATCAACGGTAATCTTGCTGGCTATGATGCGATTATTACTGGTGTACGTTTATATAACATCAATGAAAAAATAGCACTCATGCAACCAAAGCTGATGAGTTATGTTAAAGATGGTGGCGTTTTACTGGTTCAGTACAATGTGAATACGCCGTTGAAAATTACAGATCTGGGCCCTTATCCTTTTCAGCTTAGCCGTGACAGGGTTACTGAAGAAGATGCAAAAGTTACTTTCCTGAAACCTGCTCATCCGGCATTAAACTTCCCTAATCAAATTACAGCGAAAGATTTTGACGGCTGGATTCAGGAACGCGGTTTATATTTTGCCACTGGTATTGATGCACATTATACCCCGATTTTGCAGATGAATGATACTGGAGAACAGGCAAGCAATGGTTCATTACTAGTTACTGATTTTGGAAAAGGTAAATTTGTATATACTTCTCTGGCCTTTTTCAGAGAACTGCCAGCTGGTGTTCCCGGGGCATACAGATTATTCGTAAACCTGATCTCTAAATAATACAGCACAAAATGAAAACTGAAAAACGCAGCACTGAATTGCCACCTTTTGTGAAAAGCTGGAAACAGTTTTACTGGTTGCTTGCAGGCTGGCTGGTTTTCCTGATCCTGTGCTTTTACCTATTTACCCGATACTTTGAATGAGTTATATTGACTGGGCAGTTTTATGCTGTACACTGATTGCAATTGTCGCTTATGGCGTTTACAAAAGCAGGGGTGCAAAAGACATTGATGGATATTTATTGGGGAACCGGTCTTTGCCATGGTACAGCGTATGCCTGTCTGTGATGGCTACCCAGGCCAGTGCCATTACTTTTTTATCTGCTCCTGGACTGGCTTATTCTTCAGGAATGAGCTTTGTACAATTTTACTTTGGTTTGCCACTGGCCATGATTGTGCTGTGTGTAACCTTTGTTCCTATATTTCACAGGCTAAAAGTTTATACAGCTTACGAATATCTGGAACAGCGGTTTGATTTAAATACCAGGGCATTAACTGCTTTTCTGTTCTTAATACAAAGAGGGCTGTCCACAGGGATTACTATTTATGCACCTTCTATTATCCTGTCTACTATTCTGGATATCAATACAACCTATACCACTTTAGTTATTGGTGGTATTGTGGTCGCCTATACCGTTTATGGAGGTACCAAAGCTGTTTCCTATACACAAATGCTGCAAATGAGTATTATCTTCTGCGGATTATTTGCAGCGGGAATTATGGTTGTTCATTTACTTCCGGGAAATATCGGCTTTGGTAAAGCTATTAGTATCGCCGGAAAGATGGGCAGAACCAATGCGATAGATTTTAAGTTTGACTGGAATAATCCTTATACCGTCTGGAGTGGATTAATAGGTGGTTTTTTCCTCCAGCTATCTTACTTCGGAACAGATCAGAGCCAGGTTGGCCGGTACTTAACCGGTGCATCGGTCAGCGAAAGCCGGCTGGGGTTACTGATGAACGGACTGGTGAAAATACCAATGCAGTTTCTGATCCTTTTGATCGGGGTATTGGTTTTTACTTTTTATCAGTATAATAAACCGCCGGTATTCTTTAATAGTTTTGAGCTGAATAAACTGGAGAAAAGTAAATATAATCCGCAGCTGAACCAGCTGAAAAAGGATTATGAGAAAGCCTTTGAAGAGAAACAAACCGAGGTTAATAAATTGGATGCTGCTTTAGACCAGCAGAATAAACCAGTAATTGATCAGCAAAGAATTGCATTAAAGAAAGCTGATGAACAAACCAAGGTTGTTCGTAAGCAAGTCACCGATCTGATGCTGCAAAATGATCCCGGTGCTGATGTTAATGATAACAATTATATCTTTCTAAGCTTCGTGACCAAGTATCTGCCTAAGGGGCTGATAGGGCTGCTCATTGCAATTATATTCCTGGCTTCTATGGGTTCTACTGCAAGTGCGCTGAATTCACTGGCCTCTACCAGTGTAATTGATATTTATAAAAGATTGATCAATAAGAATGCGACCGAACAAAACTACTTGAAAGCATCAAGGTGGTCAACGGTCATCTGGGGGCTGGTTTGTATTGCAATGGCCTTATATGCCAGTAAAATAGGGAACCTGATTGAAGCTGTTAATATCCTGGGTTCTTATATCTATGGAACTATCCTTGGGGTATTCTTAGTAGCTTTTTATTTAAAACATGTCAATGGCAGAGCCGTGTTTTACGCCGCTATTGCAACTGAAGTTGTGGTTTGTATTTGTGGTTATCAGAAAGTTGTCGCTTATTTATGGCTGAACGTGATCGGCTGTTTACTTGTCGTATTGCTTTCTTTGTTGTTTCAGGTGTTCGTAAAGAAAAAAGTGGAAACTAGTAAAGGGGAAGTTCCACATAAAATATAGAACCTTTGCCCGCCTCGCTTTCTACCCATATCTTTCCACCATGTGTCTCAATAATTTGTTTAGAGATAGCCAGCCCCAGTCCAAAGGGCTGTTCGCCCGCTGTACCAGATCTTTTGGCCTGACCAAACATGTCAAAGATCTTGTCTTGAATAGCGGTTGGCACGCCTATGCCATGATCCGCTACAGCAATTAATACGGAGTCCTGCTTTTCTTTCATACGCACAGTAATCGTAGCTGATTCGGGACTGAACTTAATCGCATTACCAATCAGATTGCTCATTACCCGCCACATTTTCTCCATATTCAGTGGAATAGTGACCTGTTCTGCATGCAGAACCAATTGCTGGTTTTTCTCCTTTGCTTTGTGGCGGAGCAAGTTCACACAGTAATTTAGCAGCACATATAAATCAACAGGTTCTTTCTGAAGATTTTCTATTTTGCTGTTTGATTTTAACAAGTCATTCACCAAAAAGAGAGAGTTTTGTCCTGAAGTCTTAATCATACCCAGCATTTCCAGATCATCTTCAGAACGCCCTTGTTCTGTGAGCATTAAATTAGCGATGGAAGTGATGTTCCCAATCGGGTTCCGAAGATCATGCGCCACGATCATCATTACCCTGACATTTTCTTCCTGACTTTGTTCCAGTGAATCCAATGTCTGCTGCATATTTATATTTTGTTCACTGATTTGTTTATTCAATTTCCTCGAACGTTTCAGGTTATGCCAGATAAAAAAGAGAATAATCATAACCATCAGCATACAAATAATTGCAGCTGAGAGATAGGCTGTTTTTAACTGATTGTCCTTATTTAACAGAGTCATCCGGTACTTTTGTGCAGTATCTTTAAAAGCCTGGTCTATATCTATATTCTTTTGATGTTTATCAATCTTATAAATGGAATCGCGGCCTTTATGATACTTTTTCAGATAAGGATAAGCTGTTAAAGGTTCTTTTCTTTTATCATGATATTCATACCTCAGTCTGAACCAGTTTAAACGGGTATCAAAGTTCAGTTGATTCGTACCTGCTTTACTGGATAAATAAACCTGCAACTCATTCAAAAGGCGATCTGCTTTTTCAAAATCTGAATGCCTGATATACAATTCTGCTAATTTAAGTTTAGCAGTTTGCGCATCCTGAATATCATAACCCGGATGGTCATTAATTGCAATACTCTGTGTCAGGTATTTTTCGGCCTGGTCATAATTGTTGTTTTTGGAATAGATCCCCCCGAGATTGCCATAGATTACCCCGCTGGCAGAAGAGATGAAAGTTTCCCTTTTGGGAAAATGACCCTTTTTTTCTGCGATAAATGTTAAGGCTTTCTGGTAATAAAAAATGGCACTATCAGGATGACCCGACCTTTCAAAACACATAGCTATGGTATTCATGTAGGCTTGCGGAGAAATAAAGAGGTAATCAAATCCCATGTTCGGTTTGCAGTCTTTATTTTCCTCGATAGCTTCTTTAAAATAGGGAATAGCCTTGTGATATTGTTCCTGTGAAAATCTCACTAAGCCCATCTTATTGCTGAAAATAGAGAGCGAACAATCTTCCAGGTTCTTTAGTGCAAAAGACCTTCCATCATAATAGCTTTTAAATGCTTCAGTATACCTTTTTTCTGCCATGAACACTTCCCCAAGAAAGAAAAGACCATTTGCGTATTCTTCTTTATATAGTGTCTCCCGGCCTTTTAAAATATGAAATATACTATCGGTATAGAGCCGGGCTTTATCTGTATCGAAATCATAATGCAAGTAAATGTTAATCAGGTTTTCATATTTTCTATAAGTGTCTTTAACGCCCGGATTTGCGAAGGAATGGTAAGCAGAATCCAGATATACCGCAGCTTGTTTAGGCTGGCCATTGCCAATGAAGGTGGACGCCTGGTTGATTACTGTATCAAAATGTGCTTTATGATTCTGAGGCGGCTCAGGTACAGGATTGCAGGATACAGCGATTAGGGTATAGGCTAAACACAGCAATAAAATTAGGCTTTTACATATTCCTTGAGTACGGCGGGTAGATTGGAAGAACATGATATAGGTAGGGTAGTTAATGTAATGGGAAGTTATACATTAATCATTCCATTTGATAGGAATCTCTGAAAGAGTTTATCTCTTTCAGAGATTCGGGTTAATTAAAATCTAATAATGGTTGTTCATAAATATTCAGCGTTGTGGGTGTCCCATTGTCCGAATACGTAATCTTAAGTGTTGCCAAACCTGAAGAAATAAAGCCATTGGTAACTGTTGCAGGAAGAGATTTCTGCTGAATGTTATCATACAGTTGAATTACTTCGATTTTGCCAGTGCGCCTTTCTCCGAAGAGAGCAATTCTAAATTGCCCGTATTCTATATCGCCGAAATAAACCCTTTCTCTTTTTGATTCTGCAAAGGATCTGGTTTTAGCATTTGCAGTTTGTATGGAAAGAGATCCAAGCATACTGCAAACTAATACTGATGTTAAAATTAATCTTTTCATATATTCTTCTTTATCTATATTGAAGATAATGAATTTTAATTATTGTTAAAGTAGTTGTTGATTGATTATTTTAAAATTCACTTTAATTAAAAATAGCGGGGGTTGCTTGTTCTTTCTCCTCTTCTTTTGTTAAACAACAAGTATCCAATAGAGATTTCATGTGTACCGCTTTGATAGTTGGCCAGTTTACTTGTTGTAAAGTCATAAGCATAGCCTAAACGTAATCTGTCGGTTGCCATAACTTCTGCCATTATACTAAAAGCATCTGCATTTTCTAAATTACTCTGCAAGGCGCTTTTGCTCCATAAGTTAACTCCTGTACGGTAAGAGCCGCCTAACCAGAAGCGATCAGCATATAAAAAGAAAACATTGAAATCAAGATTGGTTGGCCCTTTAAAATCGTCTTTGATCATAATTGAAGGTTTCATTTTGATATCTTCTTTTAAGGTCAGCATAGTACCCGCTGTAAAATAATAATGGCGGGTTTTCTTAATGGAAAGGTTGCCGTAGTCATTGCTTCCTATAAATATATTGTCATACATATTGTTTGGAAACAGATCCAGTACCGATAAACCGGCATAGAATGTTGGATTATAATAGTAGATACCAAAGTTGGCATTAGGTTTCAGTGTACTCACTTTACCAATCGGGATATTCGGATCATTCTGGTCAATAGGTGAGAATTTGTTCCCATCAATGGAATATTGATTAACCCCGATACCCAGTCCCAGAGATAACCTGCTATCATCTTCATCATTCAATCTTATTCTATAAGCATAGGAGCCATAGAATGATAAAGATTGCTGAGGCCCTAATTTATCATATAATACCTGGGCACCCAGTCCTACAGTTTTACTACCGGATAAGTTTGCCACTCCGTCTATCGAAGCCGTTCCTGTTTCCGGGGCCCCGGGGAAACTGACCCACTGTTTCCGGTAGGTGGTATTCAGATACATGTCTTCTTTGTAACCCGCATAAGCAGGGTTGACGCTTAAACCATTAAATATATACTGGCTGAACTGTATGTCCTGTTGCGCAGTAGCTACCAGACTGGAAGTTGTCAAGAACAACAGCAAAAATAGTTTCGATCTCATTAATCTAACCTTTCTCATAATATAAGTCTTTATAAGAGTCCCGGTAACCCCGGGACTCAATCTATCGTTCTGTTATTTTAATAATTCAATCCAACCTTTATAGCTTTTGGTATTCTGGCCTGTTTTCAACTGAAGTACATAGTAGTAAGTACCTCCGCTTAAGCCTTCGCCCGTCCAGCTGTTATCGTAATTTGTGGCCCTGTAAACCTGGTTACCCCATCTGTTATAAATCAGCAGTACAGATCCTGGATAATGTTCAATTCCAGGAATGACAAGCCTGTCATTTTTACCATCACCGTCTGGTGTGATTACGTTTGGAATGATGATATCAGGCAGAACTGAACTCAATGGGTTAGTAGTACAGTTAGGACAATCAGAAGAATTAGGATTATTCGTTCTGCTATTGACTACTACTGTATTGATTAAACTACCTGTAAAGGTTACCGGTGTCTGAACAGTTACCTCATAAACTGCTGTTAATCCGTTTGGCAGCACAGCTATAGTTTCATTGAGATCAGTTGTTCCGCCAATGTTAGGGTAGGTTAATCCGGTTACTGGTATGGCTGCCCATTTGGTAATCCTGGTTCCTGCCGGAGCCACATCTTTGATGTTCACATCAAGTGCGTCATTTGGCCCGTTATTGGTCACCTTGATGGTATAAATCACTGCATCTCCTGTAACAAAGTTTTGCTGTGCAGGATCTTTCAGTGTTTTAACCACCACCAGTGATGCTTGCGGACTAGAGCTGATCGGTGCAGTAGTGCAAGTGGTACAAGGTCCTGGAGTAGGGTCAGGTGTTGTACTGGTTGCAGTTACCGAGTTACTCAGGTTACCTGTAAAGGTTGCCGGTGTCTGAACAGTAACTTCATAAGTAGCAGTTTTTCCGTTCGCTAAAGTAGCCAGTGTCTCATTCAGATTTCCGTTACCCGATGTATTCGGATAAGTTACACCCGCAGCAGTTATTGCTGTCCAGCTGCTGATTGTCGTTCCTGCCGGAGCGGTATCCGTAATAGTTACCGCAGCAGCATCACTTGGGCCGTTGTTGGTCACATTGATTCTGTAAACAACTGCCTGACCCGGAACAAAGCTTGTTTGTGCTGGGTCTTTCAGTGTTTTGACAGTATTCAGATGTGCCATTGCACTGGCAGCAGCAGGGAGTGGGGCCGTGGTACAAGTTGTACAAGGGCCCGGAGTAGGATCAGTTGTTGTACTGGTAGCTGTTACCGAGTTACTCAGGTTACCAGTGAAGCTGGCCGGTGTCTGAACAGTTACTTCATAAGTTGCAATCTGGCCATTGCCTAAGGTTGCAATTGTCTCGTTCAGATTACCTGTGCCCGATGCATTCGGATAAGTAACTCCCGCAGAAGCTATAGCAGTCCAGCTGCTGATTGTCGTTCCTGCCGGAGCGGTATCCGTAATAGTTACCGCAGCAGCATCACTTGGGCCGTTGTTGGTCACATTGATTCTGTAAACAACTGCCTGACCAGGAACAAAGCTGGTTTGCGCTGGGTCTTTCAGTGTTTTGACAGTATTCAGATGTGCCATTGCACTGGCAGCAGCAGGGAGTGGAGCCGTGGTACAAGTTGTACAAGGGCCCGGAGTAGGATCAGTTGTTGTACTGGTAGCTGTTACCGAGTTACTCAGGTTACCAGTGAAGCTGGCCGGTGTCTGAACAGTTACTTCGTAAGTCGCAGTGAGGCCGTTGCCTAAAGTTGCAATTGTTTCGTTCAAATTACCTGTACCAGAAGTATTCGGATAAGTAACTCCCGCAGAAGCTATAGCAGTCCAGCTGCTGATTGTCGTTCCTGCCGGAGCAGTATCAGTAATGGTTACCGCAGCAGCATCACTCGGGCCGTTGTTGGTTACGTTGATTCTGTATACGACTGCCTGACCAGGAACAAAGCTGGTTTGCGCTGGGTCTTTCAGTGTTTTGACAGTATTCAGATGAGCCATTGCACTGGCAGCAGCAGGGAGTGGAGCCGTGGTACAAGTTGTACAAGGGCCCGGAGTAGGGTCGGTTGTTGTACTTGTAGCCGTTACTGAGTTACTCAGGTTACCAGTGAAGCTGGCCGGTGTCTGAACAGTTACTTCGTAAGTCGCAGTGAGGCCGTTGCCTAAAGTTGCAATTATTTCGTTCAGATTACCTGTGCCGGATGCATTCGGATAAGTAACTCCCGCAGAAGCTATAGCAGTCCAGCTGCTGATTGTCGTTCCTGTCGGAGCAGTATCCGTAATGGTTACCGCAGCAGCATCACTCGGGCCGTTATTAGTCACGTTGATTCTGTAAACAACTGACTGACCAGGGACAAAACTGGTTTGCGCTGGGTCTTTCAGTGTTTTGACAGTATTCAGATGAGCCTGGCCGCTTGCAGGTAGTGGAGTCGTGGTACAAGTTGTACAAGGGCCCGGAGTAGGGTCGGTTGTTGTGCTTGTAGCCGTTACTGAATTGCTCAGGTTACCTGTAAAGCTGGTTGGTGTCTGAACAGTTACTTCGTAAGTTGCAGTCAATCCGTTGGCTAAGGTAGTCAGCGTTTCAGTCAGGTTACCAGTACCCGAAGCATTCGGATAAGTTACCCCTGGTGAAGTGATGGCAGTCCAGCTGCTGATTGTCGTTCCTACCGGAGCAGTATCAGCAATGTTTACCGCAGCAGCATCACTTGGGCCGTTGTTGGTTACGTTAATAGTATAAACGACTGCCTGACCAGGAACAAAGTTAGCTTGCGCTGGATTTTTCAACGCTTTCACGATGTTCAGATGCGCTCTTGTTCCCGGTGTTGTTGTTGCTGTAGAAGTGTTATTACCTGAAGCCGGATCGTTTTCGTTACCGGTAATGGTTGCTGTATTGGCATAAGAACCAATTGCATTTACGGTAGCGGTAATGGTTAGCGTAGAGGTAGCAGCATTATTTAATGTACCAATTGTCCACAGTCCTGTCGCAGGAACATAAGTTGTACCCGCTGGCGGAGTTGAACTTACGTAAGTGTAACCAGAAGGAAGCAGATCTGTTACGACGATACCTGTACCATTACTCGGGCCATTGTTAGTGGCAACCAGTGTAAACACGACGTTACTTCCAACTGCCGGGTTGGCATTGTCTACGGTTTTCACCAGGTCTAAGTTGGTGGTTGCTGTAGGCGTTGTTATTGCTGTTGAGGTATTGTTACCTGGCGTCGGATCATTCTCATTACCTGTAATTGTTGCTGTATTGGCATAAGAACCAGTTCCATTTACGGTAGCGGTAATGGTTAACGTCGAAGTTGCAGCATTTGTTAAAGTACCGATTGTCCACAGACCAGTGGCAGGAACATAAGTGGTGCCCGCTGGTGGCGTAGAACTTACGTAAGTGTAACCAGAAGGAAGCAGGTCTGTTACGACGATACCTGTACCATTACTTGGGCCATTGTTAGTGGCAACCAGTGTAAACACGACGTTGCTGCCTACTGTAGGTGTAGGGTTATCTACCGTTTTCACCAAGTCTAAGTTAGTGGTTGCTGTAGGCGTTGTTGTTGCCGTTGAGGTATTGTTGCCCGGCGTCGGATCATTCTCGTTACCTGTGATTGTTGCCGTATTGGTATAAGTACCAGTTGCATTCACGGTAGCGGTAATAGTCAGTGTCGATGTAGCGGCATTTGTTAAAGTACCGATTGTCCACAGTCCGGTTGCAGGAACATAAGTGGTGCCCGCTGGTGGCGTAGAGCCCACGTAAGTGTAACCAGAAGGAAGCAGGTCTGTTACCACGATTCCTGTACCGTTACTTGGGCCATTATTGGTGGCAACTAAGGTGAAGATTACGTCTGTGCCTACTACAGGAGTGGCGTTGTTTACAGTTTTCACCAGGTCTAAATTGGTAGTTGCTGTAGGAACTGGCGTTGCCGTAGAGGTATTGTTACCCGGTGTCGGATCATTCTCGTTACCGTTAATCGTTGCCGTATTGGCATAAGAACCAGCTGCATTTACCGTGGCGGTAATGGTCAGCGTAGAGGTTGCAGCATTTGTTAAAGTACCGATTGTCCACAGACCTGTTGCAGGAACATAAGTGGTACCCGCTGGCGGCGTAGAACTTACGTAAGTGTAACCAGAAGGAAGCAGGTCTGTTACCACGATTCCTGTACCATTACTTGGGCCATTGTTGGTGGCAACCAGTGTAAACACGACGTTGCTGCCTACTGTAGGTGTAGGATTATCTACCGTTTTCACCAGGTCTAAATTGGTGGTTGCTATAGGAGCCGGTGTTGCCGTAGAGGTATTGTTACCCGGCGTCGGATCATTTTCGTTACCTGTGATCGTTGCTGTATTGGCATAAGAACCAGTTGCATTTACCGTAGCAGTAATGGTCAGTGTCGAGGTAGCGGCATTTGTTAAAGTACCGATTGTCCACAGTCCGGTTACAGGAGCATAAGTAGTACCAGCCGGAGGCGTAGAACTTACATAGGTGTAACCAGCAGGAAGCAGATCTGTTACGACTATGCTTGTACCATCACTTGGGCCATTGTTAGTGGCAACAAGTGTAAAGACTACGTTGTTTCCAACCGCAGGCGTAAGGTTATCTACCGTTTTTACCAGGTCTAAATTGGTGGTTGCTGTAGGAACCGGAGTCGCTGTCGAGGTATTGTTACCCGGAGTCGGATCATTCTCGTTACCGGTAATCGTTGCCGTATTGGCATAAGAACCAGTTGCATTCACGGTAGCGGTAATGGTCAGTGTCGAGGTAGCGGCATTTGTTAAAGTACCGATTGTCCACAGACCAGTTGCAGGAACATAAGTCGTACCCGCTGGCGGCGTAGAACTTACGTAAGTGTAACCAGCAGGAAGCAGATCAGTAACTACTATACCTGTACCATCACTTGGGCCATTGTTGGTGGCAACCAGTGTAAACACGACGTTGCTGCCTACTGTAGGTGTAAGGTTATTAACCGTTTTCACCAGGTCTAAGTTGGTGGTTGC
The Pedobacter cryoconitis DNA segment above includes these coding regions:
- a CDS encoding gliding motility-associated C-terminal domain-containing protein; translation: LLPSGYTYVSSTPPAGTVYVPATGLWTIGTLTNGTASTLTITATVNAAGSYANTATITGNENDPTPGNNTSTATPAPTATTNLALVKTVDNPTPAVGNNVVFTLVATNNGPSDGTGIVVTDLLPAGYTYVSSTPPAGTTYVPASGLWTIGTLTNAATSTLTITATVNAAGSYANTASITGNENDPIPGNNTSTATSTPTATTNLALVKTVDNPTPAVGNNVVFTLVATNNGPSDGTGIVVTDLLPAGYTYVSSTPPAGTTYVPATGLWTIGTLTNAATSTMTITATVNAAGTYANTANITGNENDPTPGNNTSTATPVPIATTNLALVKTVDNPTPAVGNNVVFTLVATNNGPSDGTGIVVTDLLPAGYTYVSSTPPAGTTYAPATGLWTIGTLTNAATSTLTITATVNATGTYANTATITGNENDPIPGNNTSTATSTPTATTNLALVKTVDNPTPAIGNNVVFTLVATNNGPSDGTGIAVTDLLPAGYTYVSSTPPAGTTYVPATGLWTIGTLANGTTSTLTITATVNAAGSYANTASITGNENDPTPGNNTSTATPVPTATTNLDLVKTVNNLTPTVGSNVVFTLVATNNGPSDGTGIVVTDLLPAGYTYVSSTPPAGTTYVPATGLWTIGTLTNAATSTLTITATVNATGSYANTATITGNENDPTPGNNTSTATPVPTATTNLDLVKTVDNLTPAVGNNVVFTLVATNNGPSDGTSIVVTDLLPAGYTYVSSTPPAGTTYAPVTGLWTIGTLTNAATSTLTITATVNATGSYANTATITGNENDPTPGNNTSTATPAPIATTNLDLVKTVDNPTPTVGSNVVFTLVATNNGPSNGTGIVVTDLLPSGYTYVSSTPPAGTTYVPATGLWTIGTLTNAATSTLTITATVNAAGSYANTATINGNENDPTPGNNTSTATPVPTATTNLDLVKTVNNATPVVGTDVIFTLVATNNGPSNGTGIVVTDLLPSGYTYVGSTPPAGTTYVPATGLWTIGTLTNAATSTLTITATVNATGTYTNTATITGNENDPTPGNNTSTATTTPTATTNLDLVKTVDNPTPTVGSNVVFTLVATNNGPSNGTGIVVTDLLPSGYTYVSSTPPAGTTYVPATGLWTIGTLTNAATSTLTITATVNGTGSYANTATITGNENDPTPGNNTSTAITTPTATTNLDLVKTVDNANPAVGSNVVFTLVATNNGPSNGTGIVVTDLLPSGYTYVSSTPPAGTTYVPATGLWTIGTLNNAATSTLTITATVNAIGSYANTATITGNENDPASGNNTSTATTTPGTRAHLNIVKALKNPAQANFVPGQAVVYTINVTNNGPSDAAAVNIADTAPVGTTISSWTAITSPGVTYPNASGTGNLTETLTTLANGLTATYEVTVQTPTSFTGNLSNSVTATSTTTDPTPGPCTTCTTTPLPASGQAHLNTVKTLKDPAQTSFVPGQSVVYRINVTNNGPSDAAAVTITDTAPTGTTISSWTAIASAGVTYPNASGTGNLNEIIATLGNGLTATYEVTVQTPASFTGNLSNSVTATSTTTDPTPGPCTTCTTAPLPAAASAMAHLNTVKTLKDPAQTSFVPGQAVVYRINVTNNGPSDAAAVTITDTAPAGTTISSWTAIASAGVTYPNTSGTGNLNETIATLGNGLTATYEVTVQTPASFTGNLSNSVTATSTTTDPTPGPCTTCTTAPLPAAASAMAHLNTVKTLKDPAQTSFVPGQAVVYRINVTNNGPSDAAAVTITDTAPAGTTISSWTAIASAGVTYPNASGTGNLNETIATLGNGQIATYEVTVQTPASFTGNLSNSVTATSTTTDPTPGPCTTCTTAPLPAAASAMAHLNTVKTLKDPAQTSFVPGQAVVYRINVTNNGPSDAAAVTITDTAPAGTTISSWTAITAAGVTYPNTSGNGNLNETLATLANGKTATYEVTVQTPATFTGNLSNSVTATSTTPDPTPGPCTTCTTAPISSSPQASLVVVKTLKDPAQQNFVTGDAVIYTIKVTNNGPNDALDVNIKDVAPAGTRITKWAAIPVTGLTYPNIGGTTDLNETIAVLPNGLTAVYEVTVQTPVTFTGSLINTVVVNSRTNNPNSSDCPNCTTNPLSSVLPDIIIPNVITPDGDGKNDRLVIPGIEHYPGSVLLIYNRWGNQVYRATNYDNSWTGEGLSGGTYYYVLQLKTGQNTKSYKGWIELLK